The genomic stretch TCGAAGCATCTTCAGAtacacctgaaaaaaacctactgcGTCAAGTTCTCTGTTTTAGCAAGTGTCTTATGTTCTACCAATCATCCATTTATAAACAAACTCTGCCGCCTCTCTACAACATACagatacaaaatatttaatacacaTAGAAACATCCTGAAGtaattttataaagaaagattgtgcttttgttttcatatataGGTATAACTATTGCACTTGCCTCCAACTTGGGAAAGCTAAGTACACTAACACTAATTATACGTGAAGTTTAGTCACTGAGAAGGAGAGAATCAAAGGAATGTCAATATATAAGTGCAAATAAAACAGGTGCTTTCAAGCACACGCAAATGTAACCACTAAATTATTACGATAGAGATCTTTGATTTTCAAAATAGAACTGTTAGAGACTAACTCCACAGAAGACCTTGAAAACAAagatctgaagagaaaaataacagactTAATGTTCCTGGAGATATTTCACAGCCCACTGCAGGCTAGTTTTTCCATGGGCACCATTAAGTAATACTGTTGGATTCGCATAGTTTCTCAATTCCCATCCATCCTCAATTTCTGAGCTTCTTAATTTTCACTACATGAAAGATGCTGGTTTCGTGCATCAAATCCAATCAACACCCTCATGTCTTATAAAGACATATCAAGCCTAACAAAATGGTTTAGCACAGTATTTCATAGACTCATCAGGAGGAGTGATATCCCAGAAACTAGCACTCAATCTGTGAGCGTGGCATTCTCCGTAAGCTTAGAGAGTGTCGGTGTATTTCCTGCATCTGCCTTTCCTGCATTTGCCTTATTCTATCTTTTTGCCACATCAAATTCTGTGGCATAGGGTATCTTTGTGTTCCCTGCAAGCACCTGAAGGGAATTCTCACATGGCAGGCTGTTGCTCTGCAGCGAGGCTGAGGCATAGGAGGCAAAAGCATCCAGCGCTTTCTCTCAGCACAGTAACGATAGGCCTCTTTCCTGTATTGCTTGTCAATATCATCGCTGTTTTTCCACCCCCCAATGATAAAAACATCATCTTTATAATAACAAATAGCTGCTCCTTCAATGCTAAGAACCTCTGGGGGTAAGCTTTCAAGTATTTCATCCGAGGTCCTGCCAGAGATCTTTATCTTGGCTTCCTCATTAGCTATACAGTAATTCTTGGGGCAGCACGATGCTGTATGGTAAAAGTTTGTGTTAGCAACAGACATCTGAAAGGAGCAATAATTATCAATGAGTGGCAGAGACTCCACATCCTGCCACTGCCTAGTTTCAGCATCGTATCTGATAATAACTGCCCTCAATCCATCTTCGCTATCACTGTCAACTGGGGTACGAGCAGCAACATAAACAAACCGGTCTTCTACAGAAATGGCTTTGACATCACGAAGAATCTTTGGTGCTGACTCCAGGTTAAGCCATTTGTCTTGCTCGGGATTATAAATGGCCACATCTTTAAAGCCAGGACTGAAATTGCCATGTCCACCAATACTGTACAAGTTTCCTTTAATTTCAGTAAGGCCAAAAGAATGCTTTCTGGTTATTAGATTTGAGACCTGCtcccaaatatttctgtttggatTGTACCTTTCTACAGTTTTGGCAAACCCTGGTTCCATGGAGCCAGCCACATAAACGTAAGATTCTGTCACAGCAACAGCATGCCCATCAAGATGATTATGTATGTGTGGTAAGTTTACCCACCTATCTTCATCGATGAAATACCCTACGCACTCACTCAAGTAATCTCCTCCCTCCGACACACCACCAATCACCATAATGACATCCATGTTCTGTCCAAAACGCGGCAACAACGCTACAGGACAAGCGGAATGTTGTAGATTACCAGACTGCAAATTCTCAGACCGCAAGGCATGACTCTCCACAGCTTCGGACACTAATTTAACACAGGCTTCGTTGCTTGATACGA from Buteo buteo chromosome 9, bButBut1.hap1.1, whole genome shotgun sequence encodes the following:
- the KLHL11 gene encoding kelch-like protein 11; translated protein: MSRGGRRVPARRRAGRKPAMSDKMAAAAASSQPQPGPGPPEAEGGEAEAEEFGCPAHCSDLVWRQNEQRRHGLYCDITLAFGGGRPGTVREYRAHRSVLAAATEYFTPLLSGGFAESRSGRVELQKWSSEGGPDPETVEAIVGFMYTGTIRVSPGNVHEVLEMADRFLLTRLKEFCGEFLKKKLNLSNCVAIHSLAHMYSLNQLALKAQDMIRRNFHKVIQDEEFYILPFHLIRDWLSDSEITVDSEEILFETVLKWVQKNPEERERYFEDLFKLLRLSQMKPTYLTRHVKSERLVSSNEACVKLVSEAVESHALRSENLQSGNLQHSACPVALLPRFGQNMDVIMVIGGVSEGGDYLSECVGYFIDEDRWVNLPHIHNHLDGHAVAVTESYVYVAGSMEPGFAKTVERYNPNRNIWEQVSNLITRKHSFGLTEIKGNLYSIGGHGNFSPGFKDVAIYNPEQDKWLNLESAPKILRDVKAISVEDRFVYVAARTPVDSDSEDGLRAVIIRYDAETRQWQDVESLPLIDNYCSFQMSVANTNFYHTASCCPKNYCIANEEAKIKISGRTSDEILESLPPEVLSIEGAAICYYKDDVFIIGGWKNSDDIDKQYRKEAYRYCAERKRWMLLPPMPQPRCRATACHVRIPFRCLQGTQRYPMPQNLMWQKDRIRQMQERQMQEIHRHSLSLRRMPRSQIEC